GGCTGCCGCCCAGGAGCTGCATGTGACCCAGAGCGCGGTCAGCCACCAGCTCAAGCACCTTGAGGCGCTGTGGGGGTTGCAGTTGTTTGAACGGGGCAAGGCGTTACGCCTCACGGCAGCGGGGGCCACGCTGGCGCCTATCGTGCGCGAGTTTTTCATGAGCCTGGAAGCGACGTTGGCTGACCTGCGCGAGCAAAAAGGCCGGGTGCGGCTGAGCGTCAGCACCACCTATTCGTTCGCCTTGAAATGGCTGCTGCCTCGCTTGCCGAGTCTCTCTCGCCAACACCCCGAACTGTTGGTCTCGCTGGACACCACCGACAAAATCATCCACTTCTCCGATGCCCAGGCAGATGTCGCGATCCGGCTCGGCAAGGGCAATTACCCTGGCCTGCATGCGCAGTTTCTGTTCGGCGAGCAGGTATTTCCCGTGGCCAGTCCCGAACTGCTGCAGCGCCTCGGCACACCCTGCAGCCCCGCCGAACTGTTGCAGTTTCCGCTGCTGACCCGGGATGGCGCCGAGCTGGTGCCGAAATGGGAGGTGTGGTTTCAAGCGGTCGGGCTGGTGTTTTCGCCGCTCAAGGAGAGCGTCAGGTTCGGCGATACCAACATGACGGTCGAGGCCGCCTTGCTCGGCCAGGGCGTCGCGTTGGTGCGCAGCGGGCATGTCGAGAACGAAATCAGCGATGGCCGTCTGGTGCGACTGTTCGATGTGCCGTTCCCATCGCCGCTTGCCTACTATTTTGTGTGCCCCAAGGGCCTGGAGTCGCAGCCGCACGTGGTCAGCTTTCGCCAATGGTTGATCGGCGAGGCGCTGAAAGTGCGGCGGGCGGATGAATGATGCATGAGCATCTATTCATGCTGCGATGAGGAGACTTCTCTGTTGTCCGGGGGCTGGGTTGCCTAAGATGGCGCATGCCTATCCATCTCGTTGTCCTCGTTCTGTTTGCCGCGCTCCTGCATGCCAGCTGGAATGCGTTGCTGCGCGGCGGTGCCGATCGGCTTTGGTCGATGACGGTGATGTGCATCGCCATCGCCATTGCCTGTGTGGTCGCCGCCGCATTCATGGCGCCCCCCGCGCCTGAAAGCTGGGGCTATGCGCTGCTTTCGGGGTTGTTGCATGTGGGCTACAACCTGTTCCTGGTGCGCAGTTACCGGGTCGGCGATTTGGGGCAGGTCTATCCGATTTCGCGTGGGTCCTCGCCAGTGCTGGTCACTCTGGGGGCGGCGGCCTTTGCCGGGG
This region of Pseudomonas asgharzadehiana genomic DNA includes:
- the gcvA gene encoding transcriptional regulator GcvA, which gives rise to MKDLPPTATLRAFEVATRHPTFTAAAQELHVTQSAVSHQLKHLEALWGLQLFERGKALRLTAAGATLAPIVREFFMSLEATLADLREQKGRVRLSVSTTYSFALKWLLPRLPSLSRQHPELLVSLDTTDKIIHFSDAQADVAIRLGKGNYPGLHAQFLFGEQVFPVASPELLQRLGTPCSPAELLQFPLLTRDGAELVPKWEVWFQAVGLVFSPLKESVRFGDTNMTVEAALLGQGVALVRSGHVENEISDGRLVRLFDVPFPSPLAYYFVCPKGLESQPHVVSFRQWLIGEALKVRRADE